From a region of the Zingiber officinale cultivar Zhangliang chromosome 10B, Zo_v1.1, whole genome shotgun sequence genome:
- the LOC122029952 gene encoding 21 kDa protein-like produces the protein MPPTTILFFFAFLFLSLASCAPPPAFPPTSPSHDRATLFIRSRCNLTRYPDLCFSSLSSYAAAVGGSSPELARVAANVTLARLRGLRAHVSALRRAGAVRGRAAAALRDCSEQLGDAADQVCQTYDELRGVEELVGMEVAWRVSNAQTWMSAALTNEESCSDGFREAAAASAYGAGSGVDVKTDICSRVRRVKQYTSNALALVNSLVGGR, from the coding sequence ATGCCTCCCACCACCATCCTCTTCTTTTTCGCCTTCCTTTTCCTCTCACTCGCCTCCTGCGCTCCGCCGCCGGCCTTTCCTCCGACGAGCCCTTCCCACGACCGCGCCACCCTGTTCATCCGCTCGCGCTGCAACCTCACTCGCTACCCGGACCTCTGCTTCTCCTCCCTCTCCTCCTACGCGGCCGCCGTCGGCGGAAGCTCCCCCGAACTCGCCCGCGTCGCCGCCAACGTCACCCTCGCCCGCCTCCGCGGCCTCCGCGCCCACGTCTCCGCCCTCCGCCGCGCCGGCGCCGTCCGCGGCCGCGCGGCCGCGGCGCTGCGCGACTGCTCCGAGCAGCTGGGCGACGCCGCCGACCAGGTGTGCCAGACCTACGACGAGCTCCGCGGCGTGGAGGAGTTGGTGGGGATGGAGGTGGCGTGGCGGGTGTCCAATGCGCAGACGTGGATGAGCGCCGCCCTCACCAACGAGGAGTCCTGCTCTGACGGGTTCCGCGAAGCGGCCGCCGCGTCCGCATATGGCGCCGGTTCCGGCGTCGACGTCAAGACCGATATATGCAGCCGGGTGAGGAGGGTGAAGCAGTACACCAGCAATGCCTTAGCGCTCGTCAACAGCCTCGTCGGCGGCCGATGA